The stretch of DNA CAGACCAGCTGCACCGGGATGAGCAGCTTCCAGCCGAGCTGCATCAGCTGGTCGTAGCGGATCCGGGGCACCGAGCCGCGCACCCAGATGAACAGGAACATCACGGCCATGAACTTGAGCAGCCACCACAGGACGGGCCACCAGCCCTCGTTGGCGCCCGGCCAGAACGCCGTGATCGGCGGCGGCGCCAGCCAGCCGCCGAGGAAGAAGGTCACCGAGACCGCGGCGACCGTCACCATGTTCACGTACTCGGCGAGGAAGAACATGGTGAACTTCATCGACCCGTACTCGGTCATGAAGCCGCCGACGATCTCGCCCTCGCCCTCGGCCAGGTCGAAGGGGAGCCGGTTGGTCTCGCCGATCATGGTGACCAGGTAGATGAGGAACGACGGCAGCAGGAGCACCGCGAACCACAGCGACTGCTGCGCCTCCACGATGCCGGAGGTGGTCAGCGTCCCGGAGAACATGAACACCGCGACGAAGCTCAGCCCCATCGCGATCTCGTAGCTGATCACCTGGGCCGAGGCGCGCAGCCCGCCGAGCAGCGCGTAGGGCGACTGGGAGGCCCAGCCGCCGAGCACGATGCCGTACACGCCGACCGCCGCGGTGGCCAGCACCAGCAGCGCCGCGATCGGCAGGTCGGTGAGCTGCAGCGGGGTGGTGACGCCGAACATGCTCACCTCGGGCCCCACCGGGATGATGGAGAACGCGATGAACGCCGGGACGGCCGCGATCATCGGCGCCGCGATGTAGACCAGCCGGTCCACGTTGCGCGGGATCACGTCCTCCTTGAGCGACAGCTTCACGCCGTCGGCCAGCGACTGCAGCAGGCCCAGCGGGCCGAACCGGTTGGGGCCGTGGCGCTGCTGCATCCGGCCCATGACCTTGCGGTCGGCCATGATCATCATCAGCACGCAGACCATCAGGAAGACGAAGATGACCAGGGCCTTGATCAGGGTGATCCACCACGGGTCACCGCCGAAGGCCTCCAGTCCCGGCTCCCCGGCCGCCGCCTGCACGGTGCCGGCCGCGGCGGCCGGCCATCCGATGGGCATCACTTCGCGCTCCCAGCACTCGCGGTCTCAGCGGCGGCGCCCGCGGGGCGCAGCCGCACCGTGTCCCCGGCGGACGCCCCCAGGTCCCGGCGGACGTCGCAGTCGCGGGCGGCGGCGGGCAGCCACACCACCCCGTCCGGCATCCCGGCGGCGACCACGGCCGGCACCGAGACCGACCCGGCCGGCCCGGTGACCTCCAGCCGGCCGCCGTCGGCCAGCCCGATCCCGGCGGCGGTGGCCGCGGAGAGCCGGGCCAGCGCCGGCCGGGCGGTCCCGGCCAGGTAGGGCTCGCCGTCCTCCATCCGGCCCCGGCCGAGCAGCTGCTTCCAGGTGGCCAGCAGCGCCTCGCCCGGCTCCGGCTCGGCCGCCGGCGCCGGCCCGGTCAGCGGGTCGGGCACCCGCTCTCCGGCCCAGGCGCCCAGCGCGGCCAGCTCGCGGCGGGCCGCGGCCGCGTCCGGCAGCCCCAGGTGGACGTCCATCTCGTCCGCGACGGCGGCCAGCACCCGCAGGTCGGACAGGGTTCCGGGGATCTTCAGCGCATCGCCGAACGGCCGTTCGCGCCCCTCCCAGTTGACGAAGGTGCCGGACTTCTCGGCCACCGCCGCCACCGGCAGCACCACGTCGGCCCGGTCGGTGACGTCGCTGGCGCGCAGCTCCAGGGAGACGATGAACGGCACCTTGGCCAGCGCCGCGCGGGCCGCGTCCGGGTCGGGCAGGTCGTCCAGCTCGACGCCGGCGATGACCAGCGCGTCCAGTTCGCCGGCGGCCGCGGCGGCGAGGATGCCCGCGGTGTCGCGGCCCTCCCGCTCCGGCAGCGAGGCGACCGACCAGGCGCGCGCGGCCTCGGCCCGGGCGTGCGCGTCGCCCACCGGCCGCCCGCCGGGCAGCAGGTTGGGCAGTGCGCCGGCCTCGATCGCGCCGCGCTCCCCGGCCCGCCGCGGCACCCAGCCGATCCGGGCGCCGGTCCGGTCGGCCAGCCGGGCCAGCGCGGACAGCGCGCCCGGCGTCTGGGCCAGCCGCTCCCCGGCGAGCAGCACCGCGCCGTCCGCGCCGAGCGCGCGGAACGCCTCGGGGGACGCGTCGGCGAGCCCGTCGAGCACCTGCGCCTCGGTGCCCGGGGCGGCCGGGATCAGCGTCCCGTCGGCCTTGGCCAGCCCCCGGCTCGCGTACGGCGCGACCGCGTACAGGTCGAGCCCGCGCTTGCGGGCGGCCTTGCGCAGCCGGAGGAAGACCGAGGGCGACTCGTCCTCGGGCTCGAACCCGGCGAGCAGCACCGCGGGCGCCTTCTCCAGGTCCTCGAAGGTCACCCGGATGCCGGAGCCGGCGATGCGGGCGGCGAGGAACTCGGCCTCCTCCTCGGAGTGCGCCCGGGCCCGCATGTCGATGTCGTTGGTGCGCAGCGCCACCCGGGCGAACTTGGCGTAGGCGTAGGCGTCCTCCAGGGTCAGCCGGCCGCCGGTGAGCACCGCGGTGCGGCGCGCCCCCTGCAGCCCGCGGGCCGCCTCGGCCAGTGCCTCCGGCCAGGAGGCGAACTCCAGGGCTCGGGTGTCGGCGCGGCGCAGCAGCGGCCGCTTGAGCCGGTCGGACTGGGTGGCGTAGGTGAAGGCCCAGCGGCCCTTGTCGCAGTTCCACTCCTCGTTGACCCGGGGGTCGTCGCCGGCCAGCCGGCGGGTGACCTTGCCCCGGCGGTGGTCGGTGCGCAGCGCGCAGCCGGACGCGCAGTGCTCGCAGACGCTGGGCGTGGAGACCAGGTCGAACGGGCGGGAGCGGAACCGGTAGGCGGCGCCGGTCAGCGCGCCGACCGGGCAGATCTGCACGGTGTTGCCGGAGAAGTAGGACTGGAACGGCTCGCCCTCGGCGATGCCGACCTGCTCCTGGGCGCCGCGCTCCAGCAGCTCGATGAACGGGTCGCCGGCGATCTGCGCGGAGAACCGGGTGCACCGGGCGCACTGGATGCACCGCTCTCGGTCCAGCAGGACCTGGGTGGAGAGCGGGACCGGCTTGGGGAAGGTCCGCTTGGTGTCGGTGAAGCGCGTCTCGCCCTGCCCGGTGGACATCGCCTGGTTCTGCAGCGGGCACTCGCCGCCCTTGTCGCAGACCGGGCAGTCCAGCGGGTGGTTGATCAGCAGGAACTCCATGATGCCCCGCTGCGCCTTCTCCGCCACCGGCGAGGTCAGCTGGGTCTTGACGACCATGCCGTCCATCACGGTGATGGTGCAGGAGGCCTGCGGCTTGGGCATGCCGCGGCCGTTGCCCGCGTCGGGGATCTCCACCAGGCACTGGCGGCAGGCCCCGACCGGGTCGAGCAGCGGGTGGTCGCAGAACCGCGGGATCTGGATCCCCAGCAGCTCCGCGGCCCGGATCACCAGGGTCCCCTTGGGCACCTTGATCTGGAACCCGTCGATGGTGACGGTGACCAGGTCCTCCGGCGGGACCGCCGGGGCGCCGCCGGACGGGGTGTTCGTCGTGACGGTCACTTGCTCCCTCCCCATACGGTCGAGGCGGCATGGTCGAACGGGCAGCCCCGCTGCTCCATGTGCGCGATGCGGTGCCTCCCGGAACGGGGGGACGACCCCCCGGCCCCCCCGGATCGGTTGCTCACGGCGGTCATCCTCAGGCACCTCCCCACACCGTTGACTTGGCATGGTCGAACGGGCAGCCCCGCTGCTCCATGTGCTGGATGTATTCGTCCCGGAAGTACTTGATGGACGACATCACCGGGCTGGTCGCGCCGTCGCCGAGGGCGCAGAACGAGCGGCCCAGCAGGTTGTCGCAGATGTCCAGGAGCTTCTCCACGTCGGCCTCGGTGCCCTCGCCGTTCTCCAGCCGGTCCAGCACCTGGACCATCCAGAAGTTGCCCTCCCGGCAGGGGGTGCACTTGCCGCAGGACTCGTGGGCGTAGAAGGCGATCCACCGGCCGACCGCGCGGACCACGCAGGTGGTCTCGTCGAAGATCTGCAGTGCCCGGGTGCCGAGCATGGACCCGGCGGCGCCGACCGACTCGAAGTCGAGCGGGGTGTCCAGGTGCTCCTCGGTGAAGATCGGGGTGGAGGAGCCGCCCGGGGTCCAGAACTTGAGCCGGTGGCCGGCCCGGATGCCGCCGGCCATGTCGAGCAGCTCGCGCAGCGTGACGCCGAGCGGGGCCTCGTACTGGCCGGGGCGGGTGACGTGCCCGGACAGCGAGAAGAAGCCGAATCCGGCGGACTTCTCGGTGCCCATCGAGGTGAACCACTCGGCGCCGTTGGCCACGATCGGCGGGACACTGGCGATCGACTCGACGTTGTTCACCACGGTCGGCGAGGCGTACAGCCCGGCGACGGCGGGGAACGGCGGCTTGAGCCGGGGCTGGCCGCGGTAGCCCTCCAGGGAGTCCAGCAGCGCGGTCTCCTCGCCGCAGATGTAGGCGCCGGCGCCGGCGTGCACCACCACGTCCAGGTCGAAACCGCTGCCCAGGATGTCGGTGCCGATCAGCCCGGCCTCGCGGGCCTCGTCGACCGCCTGGCGCAGCCGGCGGATGACGTGCAGCACCTCGCCGCGCACGTAGATGAAGGCGTGGTGGCTGCGGATCGCGTAGGCGGAGATGATCACCCCCTCCACCAGCGCGTGCGGGTTGGCCATCATCAGCGGGATGTCCTTGCAGGTGCCCGGCTCGGACTCGTCGGCGTTGACCACCAGGTAGCGCGGGTTGGGGTTGTCCTTGGGCAGGAAGCCCCACTTCATCCCGGTGGGGAACCCGGCGCCGCCGCGGCCGCGCAGGCCGGAGGCCTTCACCAGGTCGACCAGCGCGTCCGGCTCCATGGCCAGCGCCTTGCGCAGCGCGCCGTACCCGCCGACCGCCCGGTAGCCGTCCAGCGTGTAGAGGTCCTCGCGGTCCCAGTGCGCGGAGAGCACCGGGGTGAGCGTCGTCCCGGTCACCGGGCACCCCCCTCGGTCGGGGCGGGGCCGGTGGAACCGGGGGACGGCGCCGTCCAGCCGCGCTCGCGGGCCAGCTTCAGGCCCTCCAGGGAGGGGCCGGCGGCCTGCGGGCCCTCGCCGGCCCGGCCGTCGGAGAACCCGGCCAGCACCCGGGAGGCCTGCTTCCAGCCGCACACCGGGCCGGCGCCGCGGGTGGGCAGCACGTCGTTGCCGAGCCGCAGGTCGTCGACGAGCCTCTTGGCGCTCTCCGGGGTCTGGTTGTCGAAGAACTCCCAGTTGACCATCACCACCGGGGCGAAGTCGCAGGCCGCGTTGCACTCCAGGTGCTCCAGCGTGACCTTGCCGTCCTCGGTGGTCTCGTCGTTGCCGACGCCCAGGTGCTCCTTGAGCGCGGCGAAGATCTCGTCGCCGCCCATCACCGCGCACAGCGTGTTGGTGCACACGCCCACGTGGTACTCGCCCATCGGGCGGCGCTTGTACATGGTGTAGAAGGTGGCCACCGCGGTGACCTCGGCGGCGGTCAGCCCCAGCTGCCCCGCGCAGAAGTCGATGCCCGCCCTGCTGACGTACCCTTCCTCCGCCTGGACCAGGTGGAGCAGCGGCAGCAGCGCCGACCGCGACTTCGGGTAGCGGGCGATCACCTCCTTGGCGTCGACCTCCAGCCGCGCCCTGGTGGCGTCGTCGAAGCCCTCGCTCATGCCGGTGCTCCCCTCCTCGCTCGTTCCGTCACCGGTCCACGCCTCCCATCACGGGGTCGATGCTGGCCACCGCGGCGATGACGTCGGCCACCGTGCCGCCTTCGCACATCGCGGCGACCGCCTGCAGGTGGGTGAACGAGGGGTCGCGGAAGTGCACCCGGTGGGGCCGGGTGCCGCCGTCGCTGACCGCGTGGCAGCCCAGTTCGCCCTTGGCGCTCTCGACCGCGGCGTAGGCCTGGCCGGCCGGGACCCGGAAGCCCTCGGTGACCAGCTTGAAGTGGTGGATGAGCGCCTCCATGGAGCCGCCCATGATGTGCGCGATGTGGTCCGGGGAGTTGCCCAGGCCGTCCGGGCCCAGCGCGAGCTTGGCCGGCCAGCCGACCTTGGGGTCGTCCACCATGACCGGGCCGGGCGCCAGCTTGTCCAGGCACTGCTCGATGATCCGCAGGCTCTGCTCCAGCTCGGCCATCCGCACCCGGTAGCGGGCGTAGACGTCGCCGCCGTCGGAGACCGGCACGTCGAACTCGTAGTCCTCGTAGCCGCAGTACGGCTTGGCCTTGCGCAGGTCCCAGCCGAGGCCGGAGGCGCGCAGCAGCGGGCCGGTGATGCCCAGCGCCATGCAGCCGGCCAGGTTGAGGTGGGCCACGTCGCGGGTGCGCGCCAGGTAGAGCGGGTTCTCGTCGAGGAGCTTGCGCATGATGGCGATGCGCTTGGGCATCTCCTCCAGCAGCTCCTTGATCTTGCCGACCGCGCCGGAGGGCAGGTCCTGGGCGACGCCGCCCGGCCGGATGTAGGCGTGGTTCATCCGCAGCCCGGTGATCAGCTCGAAGATGTCGAGGATCATCTCCCGCTCGCGGAAGCCGTTGGTCATCACGGTGGTGGCGCCGAGCTCCATGCCGAACGTCGCCATCGCCACGAAGTGCGAGGACATCCGGTTGAGCTCCATCATCAGCACCCGGATGACGTTGGCCCGGTCGGGGATCCGGTCGGTGAGGCCGAGCAGCTTCTCCACCGCCAGGCAGTACGCCGTCTCGTTGAAGATCGGCGTGAGGTAGTCCATCCGGGTCACGAACGTGGTCCCCTGGGTCCACGTCCGGTACTCCATGTTCTTCTCGATGCCGGTGTGCAGGTAGCCGATGCCCACCCGGGCCTCGGTGACCGTCTCGCCGTCGAGGGTGAGGATGAGCCGCAGCACCCCGTGCGTGGACGGGTGCTGCGGGCCCATGTTCACCACGAGCCGTTCGGCGCTGCTGGCCTGCGCGGCGGCGACGACCTCGTCCCAGTCGCCGCCCGCGGCGTCGATGTAGTCCTCGGTGGTCGGGGTGGTCACAGCTCTGTCCCCCTCGTCGCCCTGTTCCCCCGGCGCTCGGGCGCGCCGGTTCCTGCGGTGCGCGTCATGCGTAGGACCTCCGCTCGTCGGGCGGCGGGATCGTGGCGCCGCGGTACTCCACCGGGATGCCGCCCAGCGGGTAGTCCTTGCGCTGCGGGTGGCCGTGCCAGTCGTCGGGCATCTCGATCCGGGTCAGCGACGGGTGGCCGTCGAAGACGATGCCGAAGAAGTCCCAGGCCTCCCGCTCGTGCCAGTCGTTGGTCGGGTAGACCTCGACGACCGAGGGGATGTGCGGGTCGGCGTCGGGGCAGTCGGTCTCCACCCGGATCTCGGTGTTGTGCGTGATGGACCGGAGGATGTAGACCGCGTGCAGCTCGTGCCCGGTCTCCTCGGGGTAGTGCACGCCGGTGACGCCCAGGCAGAGCTCGAAGCGGAGCGCGGGGTCGTCGCGGAGCCGGCGGGCCACCTCGACCAGGTGCTCGCGGCGCACGTGGAAGGTGATCTCGCCGCGGTCCACCACGACGCGCTCGACCGCCTCGCGGTAGCCGGCCGGGGCGTCGCGCAGCGCCTCCTCCAGCGCGTCGGCGACCGCGTCGAACCGCGCGGTGCGCGGGTCGCCGGGGTCGGTGTAGGGCCGCTCCGCGGCGGGCGGCCCGGTGCGGCGGACGCGGAGACCGCCGTACCCGGAGGTGTCGCCGCTGGTCTTGGCGCCGAACATGCCGGTCCGCGCGACCGGGGCGGCGAGCCGCTCCCGACCGGCGACCTCGGGGAGGTTCTCCTCCTCGTGCCCGCCGCCGTCGCCGTTGCGCTGAGGCTCTCCGAGGCTCATCGGGCCGCCCCCTCGTCCTGGCCCACCAGTGGCAGCGAGCGGCGCAGCGCGCGCTCCTCCAGCTCCTCGATCTCGCGCCGCCGGTGCGCGCCGAGCTTGGTGTTCTGCACCTTGTCGTGCAGCTTGAGCACGGCGTCCAGGAGCATCTCCGGCCGCGGCGGGCAGCCGGGCAGGTAGATGTCGACCGGGACGACGTGGTCCACGCCCTGCACGACGGCGTAGTTGTTGAACATGCCTCCGCTGGAGGCGCAGACGCCCATCGCGATGACCCACTTGGGCTCGGGCATCTGGTCGTAGATCTGCCGCAGCACCGGGGCCATCTTCTGGCTCACCCGGCCGGCGACGATCATCAGGTCGGCCTGGCGCGGCGTGGCGCCGAACTTCTCCATGCCGAACCGGGCCAGGTCGTAGTGCGGCCCGCCGACCGACATCATCTCGATGGCGCAGCAGGCCAGGCCGAAGGTCGCGGGCCACATCGAGCTCTTGCGGGCCAGGCCCACCACCTGCTCGACGGTGCCCAGGATGACCCCGCTCGGGAGCTTCTCCTCAATCCCCATGCGTCGGCCCCCCTTTCCGATCGCTCGATCCGTTGGCGGTGCGCCGGAGGGCGGCGCACTCGGAGGCAGTGCCCGCGGAGGCGGGCCGCCCGGCGGCGGGGCGCCCCGGGCGCGTCGTCAGTCCCATTCCAGTCCTCCGCGGCGCCACTCGTAGGCGTAGGCGATCGACACGTTCACCAGGAAGAGGACCATCGCGATCAGGCCGAACAGGCCGAGCGCGTCGAAGTGCACGGCCCACGGGTAGAGGAAGATGATCTCGATGTCGAAGACGATGAAGAGCATCGCCGTCAGGTAGTACTTGATGGTGAACCTGCCGCCGCCGGCCGGCTGCGGGGTCGGCTCGATGCCGCATTCGTAGGCCTGCAGTTTCGCCCGGTTGTACCGCTTGGGGCCGGCGATGCTGCCGACGACCATCGATACGACGACGAACGCGGCGCCGATCGCGCCGAGGACGAATACGGGCGTGTACAGCTCCATCGTGGGTCGTTCCCCTTCATTGCCTGGCGGGACCGCGGTGCCCGGCGGCGCGCCGCCCGGGCGGACCCGGGGCTTGTGAACGCATTCACGTGCCCGGGGTGCGCGGTGCTCCGCTTCGCCGTCGCCATCGCTCCGCCGTCCTGCGTGCCCGGCCCGCCTACGCGGCGGGCGCCATCCGGGAGAGCCCGTTGATCACCCGGTCCATCGCATCGCCCCGGCTCGGCTCGGTGAGGTTGGCCAGCATCTTCAGCGCGAACTTCATCAGGGTGCGCTGGGGCAGGCCGTACTTGGTCGCGTACTTCATGAAGTCCGGGTTGCCGATCATCTTCACGAAGTAGCGGCCCAGCGTGTAGTAGCCGCCGTAGACGTCGGAGAGGATGTCGGGGTAGCGGTGCAGCGCCCGCTCCCTGGTCTGCACGGTGGGCCGGGACAGGGCCTGAACGGCCACCTCCGCGGCGATCGCCCCGGCCTCCATGGCGTAGGCGATGCCCTCGCCGTTGAACGGGTTGACCATCCCGCCGGCGTCGCCGACCAGCATCAGGCCGCGCGTGTAGTGCGGGGTGCGGTTGAAGCCCATCGGCAGGGCGGCGCCGCGGATCGGGCCGGTCCGGTTCTCCTCGGTGAACCCCCACTCCGCGGGCATGCTCTCGGTCCAGCGGCGGAGCAGCCGGCGGTAGTCGACGTCCTGGAAGGCCGCGGTGGAGTTGAGGATGCCCAGGCCGACGTTGGACGTGCCGTCGCCGACGCCGAAGATCCAGCCGTAGCCGGGCAGCAGCACGTCCTTGCCGCTGCTGGAGTCCCACAGTTCCAGCCAGGACTCCAGGTAGTCGTCGTCGTGCCGGGGGCTGGTGAAGTAGGTGCGCACCGCGACTCCCATCGGGCGGTCGTCGCGCTTGCGGATGCCCAGCGCGACCGAGAGCCGGGAGGAGTTGCCGTCCGCCGCGACCACCAGCGGCGCCCGGTAGACGACCCGCTCGCCCGCGGGGTCCTTGGCCACCACGCCCTGCACCCGGTCGGTGCGCGGGTCCAGCAGCGGGGCCTGCACGGTGGTCCGCTCCAGGATCTTCGCGCCCGCGGCGCGGGCGTGGTCGGCCAGGATCTGATCGAAGTCGTAGCGGGTGCGGACCAGGCCGTGGCCGGGGTATTCGGCCAGCTCGGGCCAGGGGAGTTCGAGGCGGGCGCCGCCGCCGATGATGCGCAGCCCCTTGTTCGGGATCCAGCCGGGCCCGTCGAAGGGGACGCCCAGCGCGGCGAGCTGCTTGACCGCGCGCGGGGTCAGGCCGTCGCCGCAGACCTTCTCCCGGGGGAACGCGGTCTTCTCCAGGACGAGGACGTCGAGGCCGGAACGGGCCATGTGGCAGGCGGCGGTGGAGCCGGCCGGTCCGGCCCCGACGATGATGACGTCGGCTTCGAGGTCTGCGGTGCCCCGCTCGGTGGGCGGGGGCGGTGCTGTGGCGCTCACGAGTGGTTCCCTGCGGCTGTGGGGGTGCGCGGATAACGCTTTTCGGTTGTTCTTCAGGGGGTTCCGACTATGTGGCTCAACGCTTTGCCGTCCGCCGCGCGCCGGCCTGGCGGGCCGGAACAGCGACGAAACACACGTTCGCTTGTGAAGAGCTTCACAAGGCTGCTGCCCCGAAGTCTAGACCTTTCGCGTTCCACGGGCGACCCCCACCCGCCATTCATCTTGTTAGGGCATTTTCGCCCGCAAACCGGACGTAACACGCTTTACCTCGGTTAATAAGGTAAACCTACGTCCGTTTCATCCTTGTAAATCACTTTTCAGCCCTAACAAGAGTTAAAGGCACCGAAAAGTGCTCTTCGGTGCCTTTGTTGCTGAAGTGAATTGAGTTGTGCGAGGGATCCGCCCGGTCAGGACTCCCGATAGCCGCGGTGCAGCGCGACCACCCCGAAGGTGAGGTTGCGCCACGCCACCCGGGACCACCCGGCGCGCTGCAGGCGGGCCGCCAGGGCCGGCTGGTCCGGCCAGTCCGCGATGGACTCGGACAGGTACTCGTAGGCCCCGGTGTTCCGGGTGAACAGCCGGGCCACCCGGGGCAGCGCCGCCATCAGGTACCCGGAGTAGATCCGGTCCACCGGGCGCACCGGGATATGGCTGAACTCGCAGACCACCAGGCGCCCGCCGACCTTGGTCACCCGGCGCAGCTCGCGCAGGGCCTGCTCCGGGTCCTGCACGTTGCGCAGCCCGAAGGAGATCGTCACCGCGTCGAAGGTCTCGTCGGCGAAGGGCAGCGCCAGCGCGTCGCCGACCACGCAGGTGACGCCCTGCGCCGAGGCCCCGCCGCGCTGCTCGGCGCCGACCCGCAGCATGCCCTGCGAGAAGTCGCAGGCGACGACCTTCGCCCCGTTCTCGGTGAAGGAGAGCGAGGAGGTGCCGGTGCCGGCCGCCAGGTCGAGCACCAGTTCCCCGGAGTAGGCCTCGACCGCGCGGACGACGGCGCGCCGCCACTGCCGGTCCTCGCCGAGCGAGAGGACGTCGTTGAGCAGGTCGTAGCGGGCCGCAATGCTGTCGAACATGGCGGCGACGTCCGCAGGCGACTTATCGAGTTCGGCACGGGTCATGCCCCCAGCCTAAGGGCGTGCCGGCGCCCGCCCGACCGCGCCCCGCGGCCCGCTCCGCGGGTTCCGGCCCGCACCCGACCGGGGAAGCGTTACGGTACGAATTCGGACGACCACGAACAGCGATGATTCTTTCGAGGAGGTGGCCGCGTGCCCCCGACCCGCCGGCTCCGGGCGCTCGCCGCGCTCGGCGCGCTCGCCCTCGCAGCCGCGCTGCACACCGCCGAGCGGCCCGCCGCGGCCGGCCCCCTCGGCCACCCCGCGGTGGTGGGCGCGGACCCCGCCGACTGGACCCCGCACGTGCTGGACGGGACGGTGAAGTCGATCGTCCGGGTCGGCGGCACCGTGTACGCGGCCGGCTCCTTCGAGCGGGTGAGCACCCCGGACCGCTCGCGCACCGTGCGGCGGAGCAACGTGTTCGCCTTCGAGCACGGCACCGGGCGGATCCTGGACTTCGCCCCGGAGGTGGACGGCACCGTGGCGAGCCTGGCCGCCGCGGACGGCGGCGTGTTCATCGGAGGGGCGTTCACCGAGGTGAACGGGGTCGAGCGGCGCGGGGCCGCGCTGCTCGCCGGCGACGGGCGGCTGCGCTCGGACTTCGACGCCCGGCTGGACGGCGGGAGCGTCTACCGGCTGGCCCGGCACGGCGGCTCGCTCTACCTGGCCGGCTCGTTCCGCTCGGCCGGCGGCTCCTCCGGCCCCGGCCTGGCCCGGGTGGACGCCGGCACCGGCGCCGCCGACCCCTCGTTCGCGGTGCGGATCGCCGAGCCCCGCCGGGGCACGCTGCGGGCGCAGGACATGGCGCTGAGCCCGGACGGCCGGCGGCTGGTGGTGGGCGGCACCTTCACCCGGGTCGACGGCGAGCCACGGCACCAGATCGCGATGGTCGACACGGCCGCCTCGCCGGCGCGGCTCGCCGACTGGTCGACCGAGGCCTACGCGGCGCCGTGCGACTACTCCCGGATGCACACCTACATCCGGCAGATCGACTTCGCCCCGGACGGCTCCTACTTCGCGGTGGCCACCACCGGCGGCCCGGACCCCGAGCCCGGCCTGTGCAAGACGGTCGCCCGGTGGGAGAGCGGCGGCGGTCCGGGCTCCGAACCGACCTGGGTGAACAGGACCGGGGGCGACTCGCTGTACGCGGTGGCGGCCACCGGGGCCGCGGTCTACGTCGGCGGCCACCAGCGCTGGATGGACAACCCGGAGGGCCGGGGCGACGCCGGCCCGGGCGCGGTGCCGCGGGAGGGGATCGCCGCGGTGGACCCGGAGACCGGGAAGGCGCTGCCGTGGAACCCCGGCCGGGCCCGCGGGCACGGGGTGGAGGCGCTCACCCCCACCGAGGACGGGCTCTACGTGGGCAGCGACACCACCAGGCTGGGCGGCGAGCGCCGGGACCGGAT from Nocardiopsis composta encodes:
- a CDS encoding NuoB/complex I 20 kDa subunit family protein gives rise to the protein MGIEEKLPSGVILGTVEQVVGLARKSSMWPATFGLACCAIEMMSVGGPHYDLARFGMEKFGATPRQADLMIVAGRVSQKMAPVLRQIYDQMPEPKWVIAMGVCASSGGMFNNYAVVQGVDHVVPVDIYLPGCPPRPEMLLDAVLKLHDKVQNTKLGAHRRREIEELEERALRRSLPLVGQDEGAAR
- a CDS encoding NADH-quinone oxidoreductase subunit A — encoded protein: MELYTPVFVLGAIGAAFVVVSMVVGSIAGPKRYNRAKLQAYECGIEPTPQPAGGGRFTIKYYLTAMLFIVFDIEIIFLYPWAVHFDALGLFGLIAMVLFLVNVSIAYAYEWRRGGLEWD
- a CDS encoding geranylgeranyl reductase family protein; amino-acid sequence: MSATAPPPPTERGTADLEADVIIVGAGPAGSTAACHMARSGLDVLVLEKTAFPREKVCGDGLTPRAVKQLAALGVPFDGPGWIPNKGLRIIGGGARLELPWPELAEYPGHGLVRTRYDFDQILADHARAAGAKILERTTVQAPLLDPRTDRVQGVVAKDPAGERVVYRAPLVVAADGNSSRLSVALGIRKRDDRPMGVAVRTYFTSPRHDDDYLESWLELWDSSSGKDVLLPGYGWIFGVGDGTSNVGLGILNSTAAFQDVDYRRLLRRWTESMPAEWGFTEENRTGPIRGAALPMGFNRTPHYTRGLMLVGDAGGMVNPFNGEGIAYAMEAGAIAAEVAVQALSRPTVQTRERALHRYPDILSDVYGGYYTLGRYFVKMIGNPDFMKYATKYGLPQRTLMKFALKMLANLTEPSRGDAMDRVINGLSRMAPAA
- a CDS encoding demethylmenaquinone methyltransferase, whose protein sequence is MTRAELDKSPADVAAMFDSIAARYDLLNDVLSLGEDRQWRRAVVRAVEAYSGELVLDLAAGTGTSSLSFTENGAKVVACDFSQGMLRVGAEQRGGASAQGVTCVVGDALALPFADETFDAVTISFGLRNVQDPEQALRELRRVTKVGGRLVVCEFSHIPVRPVDRIYSGYLMAALPRVARLFTRNTGAYEYLSESIADWPDQPALAARLQRAGWSRVAWRNLTFGVVALHRGYRES